Genomic DNA from Vanrija pseudolonga chromosome 3, complete sequence:
tcctcccgctgCACAGATCGATCCTTCATCTTCTTCACAacaagtcgccgccgccgccgtggccgccgctcACAGCTCACACGATAaccatggtggtggggttggATCTGCGCTCAGCCGTCGTTCCACCCCTTCAACCCGtagccgtcgtcgctcttCTGTCACTGTCGCTGTTGCCCAGTCACCAGCAGCCTCAGTGTCTTCCAAGCGCTCtctcgcgtcgtcgtcgtcggcagcaaAGGCACCCTCCAAGCCCTCTGCCGCCCCCTCGTCTCCGGCATCTTCAAAGCACTCTGGAAGATCTCGCAGCAAGTCGACTGCCgtggtcctcgtcgacaagctcaccgccgccgcgcgagagGGCTATGCCATTGggctcgaccttggcgacATGACGATGACGCGCGGACaaacggcgacgagggcggctgCAAGTGTTGCCAGCGGTAACGAGCCACCAGAGGACACTcccgagctcgtccacctTCACTCGCCTcaggctgccgacgaggagaaccTGGGTACGCCGTCCGAGACTAGCGGAGCAGTGCCAGGCGTGATCCGGCTCGACACTCCGCCCATCCCACCTGCTCCTCTTCCAGAGCTCCCGCCCCTCGAGTTCTACGCCCAAGTAAGTTGCCTCGTGGAGTTCATCTCGTTGACACGCAGTACACGATCACCCTTTGGCGTGAGGAGAACTTGgagctcaccgaggccgagactGCAACCGTGTCCCAGCACCTCGACAGCATCCTCGGCCGCGCAACCCAGCTGCAGGCGTGGACAGTCCCCTCCGGCCCCGAGTACGAGTTCAAGACCACATACCGCCTTGTCGATGAGGGACTCGCCCGCACACAGATCGTGGTGCGCTATCCCCTCTTCCAGGCGCACAACAACGGCCAGTCCTCCGCCAACACCATGTACGACGCGCTGCAGGGCAAGATCATGGGcatgctcgaggagctcctaTCGTGCCCGTGAGTGATGGGCTGTGCAAGTGCACACCGCTAACCATCCAGTGTCAGCCAGAAGCTCTGGAAGAAGCAGCCGACGCCTTGAGCTATTCATTTGCATCTGCATCGCGCGAGACAGCGCGCCCATCACTGTGTAGTATCCACCCCACAACGTGTATAAACAGCAACTGTAGACATAGAGAGAGGTAGCATGGCCACCGAATAGGTGGTGTCACATCCacaagcgccgcgcccatcATACACATCCACATACACATCCACATTCATAGGTCGTATGAATATCacttggcctcgacctctcCCGCCTTGTCAGcaggcttggccttgacgcGCTTCATGAAGGGGAGGTAGGGGATCGACTCGTGCTCGCACTGACACCGGTCTTGCTCGGGcacgtccttgagcgcctgaGGTCAGCACGAGCGGCAGCAACGCAAGGCGCACAGATTCAATGTGATGGCCTGAGGTCCGTCAGCAGTGCACCACAGAACAagcacccaccacacccccaccacgTCGGCTTGCCGTCGTTTGGGCACGTTGTTCGATGGCACATGGTGATGAGTGAtggagagtgagtgggtgatgAGTTGACGGGCGGCAAACATTGTGGTTAGATCTCCCCCTCCCACGCATGACGTCTTGCCCATTTGTTTACGAACACCAGTTGTTCCgaatgctgctgctgcagcaccaGCTCAATGAAACCGAGCGGGGCCACCTGACAGAAGGCGGCCCATGTGGATGCCGGCATGGCTTATCGAGGCACGTTTCTGGACCGGGAAGGGAgtgtcgacgaggcgagggtTGCATCGACTACTAAACCTTGTTATCCACTGGCACCTCAGCCCACGCGAGCAGCATCCCTCGCATGTACGCCGTCGATCCGCCGATCTGCCGAGCTGCACATGCCCGTCCACATGCTTGggatcgcgccgcgcccctgCCGCAGTTGCTATATACGCTATCTCGTTGGCTGTTGCTCTCTCGACGCGGCGACATGTCGTTGTCTGTGCCAAGTTGGCGAAGTAGCCGAACCCCGTACAAAAATGACGCACAAACAACCTCGCAGCACGACACTTGACTTATGCCTGACGACAACTGACAGCAGAATGGTGTCCGTCTGCGCCGTAAACGGCCGCCTTGAAGACTACGGCGAGCACATGCAtcgatgaggtcggcgaggtatAAGAGCTGCAATGGTCGTGCACTGGCCGGCCCGCCCGTAGAACACCATGCCCCGCTTTGACAAGTCCAAGCCcatccgcgtcgtcgtcgtcggcggcggcatcagcGGTATCGCGACGGGTATCCGCCTGCGCCAGGAGCTGGAAGATAAGGTCGCCTTGACCGTGAGTCGGCGCCGCGTTCAGCTGCGCGGCTTGTGAgctcaccctcaccctcgccagATCATCGAGAAGAAGTCGTCGCCCGGCGGCACATGGCGTGACTCGACCTGGCCCGGGTGCAGCGTCGACGTCCCGATCCACCTGTACCAGCTGTTCTCTGACCTCAAGCCTGACTGGAACGAGCTGTTCGCGTCCCAGCCCGAAGTGCTGGCGTACTGGCTCGGCCTGGTCAAGAAGCATGGTGGGTGCAGCGGCAGTTGCTGCGGGTGGCAAACGCTGACCTCGACCCAAGAGCTCACCGACGCGTTCCTCTTCAACTCCGAGTTCCTGGGCTCGAGCTGGTCCGAGACGACGCAGACGCACACCATCCTCGTGGCGAGCAACACCGGcaacaagctcaagctcgaggccgaggtgctcgtgTCTGCCGCTGGGCCGCTAGCCAAGCCCCGCATCCCCGCCTTCCCAGGCGTGGAGAGCTTCGCAGGCACCTACTTCCACAGCCTCGAGTGGGAGGAGAGCGTGCGCACCAAGAACATCACCTTTGAGGGCAAGCGCATCGCCGTGGTGGGCAACGGGTCCTCGGGGGTCCAGTTCATCCCCGGCCTCTCCGAGCTCCCCGGCACGACAGTGACGCAGTACATCCGTTCCGGGGGCTACTTCATCCCCAAGGAGCAGTACGCGTACACCGCGTTCGACAAGTGGGTGTACCGCTGGGTGCCGTTCGCCGAGCGCATCTCACGCCTGTACTACCTCTACCTgcacgacgtcgagtggagcgtcgacacgctcggcAAGACGACGCAGGCGAAGCGCGACAGGCAGAccaagctgctgctggcgtacctcaaggagaaggcgcCGGCAGAGTACTACGAGGTGCTTAAGCCGAAGTATCGTGCGTAGCTTCCCCGTCACCCTTGTCGAGCTAACACCCCGCAGCGCTAGGCGTCAAGCGCATCGCGCTCGACTACGGCTGgctcgacacgctgcacAAGCCCaacgtcgagctggtcggcacGCCCATTGC
This window encodes:
- the hapE gene encoding 4-hydroxyacetophenone monooxygenase; this translates as MPRFDKSKPIRVVVVGGGISGIATGIRLRQELEDKVALTIIEKKSSPGGTWRDSTWPGCSVDVPIHLYQLFSDLKPDWNELFASQPEVLAYWLGLVKKHELTDAFLFNSEFLGSSWSETTQTHTILVASNTGNKLKLEAEVLVSAAGPLAKPRIPAFPGVESFAGTYFHSLEWEESVRTKNITFEGKRIAVVGNGSSGVQFIPGLSELPGTTVTQYIRSGGYFIPKEQYAYTAFDKWVYRWVPFAERISRLYYLYLHDVEWSVDTLGKTTQAKRDRQTKLLLAYLKEKAPAEYYEVLKPKYPLGVKRIALDYGWLDTLHKPNVELVGTPIAAVRPGGIETSDGVLREHDIIIYATGSDVSHTGLGLSQGVYGENGVELRQLWDELGGPQAYAAGIAVPGFPNYFIVIGPNAISGSWGFTLGVNSAAIGRIVREIVDYGLSSLQPTVDAFKAHNASVQAQLATSAPASQLTANWWRTEDGHVTVPNPDVGLQLWWHQSWTKWADWKAVRAVERDGKTRLERVDVAAKRRNTRLLQTAVTGAVLGAAWYNWPALVRIAKEDTGFLKHIAPNDMAFMRKTDANI